CACTACAACGCGTGGCGTCCGAACCATATCCACTTCAGCCTCTTTGGCCCCGGCCTCGCGACGCGGCTCGTCACGCAGATGTACTTTCCCGGCGATCCGCTGCTCAGACTCGATCCGATCTTCAACAGCATCCCCGACTCCGCCGCGCGCGAGCGGCTCGTGGCGGCCTTCGATATCGAGGCTACCGAGCCCGGGCGGGCGCTCGGCTATCGCTTCGATTTCGTGTTGCGCGGGCGCCACGCGACGCCGATGGAGGACTGAGATGGGCCGGGCGCTGACACCGTCGCAGACCGTTGGCCCGTTCTTCCATCGCGCGCTCGTGCGCGAAGGAGGGAACGACCTTGCCGCGCGCGGCGCCAAGGGCGAGCGTGTGGTCATCGAAGGGCGCGTGCTCGACGGCGAGGGCGCGCCGGTCAGCGACGCGATGCTCGAGATCTGGCAGGCCAACGCCGACGGCCGTTACGACCATCCCGAGGACCGGCAGGAGAAGCTGCGCGATCCCAACTTCCACGGCTTCGGCCGCACGGCGACCGACACCGAGGGCCGCTTCCGTTTCACGACCATCAAGCCGGGCGCGCTGCCCGGGCGCGGCGGCGCGCTCCAGGCGCCGCATATCAACGTCATCGTCTTCGCGCGCGGCCTGCTGCGCCATCTGGTCACCCGAATCTACTTTCCCGACGAGCCGCTCAACGCCAGCGACCCCGTGCTCAACGCGGTGCCCGCCGGGCGCCGGGCAACGCTCGTCGCGCGCCGCGCGGCCGCAGGCGGCGGCAGCGCCCCGCAGGTGCTCAATTTCGACATCGTGTTGCAGGGCGCGGACGAGACCGTCTTCCTGGACGTGTAGGCGGGCGGTGGCTCTGATGAACCCCGGCCGGCAGCGATGAGCATCAATCCCGCCGATTCAGAGATCTTCGGCGCGCTCTGGGGGACGCCAGAGATGCGCGCGCTGTTCTCCGATCCCGCGCGCTTTCAGCTGATGCTCGACGTCGAGGCGGCGCTCGCCCGCGCCGAGGCGAAGCTTGGCCTGGTTCCACAAGCCGCCGCTGACGCGGTCGCCAGGGCCGCGCGTTTCGAGAACCTCCACCCCGGGGCGATCGCCGAGGACGTGCGCAAGGCGGGGCAGCCGGTCGCCGCGCTGGTCGCCGAGCTGGGCCGCATCACGGGCGGCGACGCCGCACGCCATATCCATCTTGGCGCGACCACCCAGGACATCGTCGATACTGCGCTGGTGCTCCAGATGCGGCGAGGCTTCGAATACGTGCGCCGCGACCTCGTTGCGCTGGCGCGTGCGCTGGCCGAGCGCGCCGCGCGCTACCGCGACACGCCGATCGCCGGGCGCACTCATCTTCAGCATGCGGTACCGATAAGCTTCGGCTACAAGTGCGCGGTATGGGCGGCGCCGCTCGCCGCCCACCTCGAGCGGCTCGACCAGGCGGCCCGCCGCGTACTGGTCGTGCAGTTCGGCGGCGCCGCCGGCACGTTGGCGACGCTCGGGGCGCGCGGCGCGGCGGTCGCCCAGGCGCTCGCGGACGAGCTCGGACTCGGCGTTCCCGATCTCCCATGGCATGTTGCGCGCGACACGACAGCC
This is a stretch of genomic DNA from Candidatus Binataceae bacterium. It encodes these proteins:
- the pcaG gene encoding protocatechuate 3,4-dioxygenase subunit alpha — encoded protein: MGRALTPSQTVGPFFHRALVREGGNDLAARGAKGERVVIEGRVLDGEGAPVSDAMLEIWQANADGRYDHPEDRQEKLRDPNFHGFGRTATDTEGRFRFTTIKPGALPGRGGALQAPHINVIVFARGLLRHLVTRIYFPDEPLNASDPVLNAVPAGRRATLVARRAAAGGGSAPQVLNFDIVLQGADETVFLDV
- the pcaB gene encoding 3-carboxy-cis,cis-muconate cycloisomerase, giving the protein MSINPADSEIFGALWGTPEMRALFSDPARFQLMLDVEAALARAEAKLGLVPQAAADAVARAARFENLHPGAIAEDVRKAGQPVAALVAELGRITGGDAARHIHLGATTQDIVDTALVLQMRRGFEYVRRDLVALARALAERAARYRDTPIAGRTHLQHAVPISFGYKCAVWAAPLAAHLERLDQAARRVLVVQFGGAAGTLATLGARGAAVAQALADELGLGVPDLPWHVARDTTAEAAALLGLICGSLAKFALDVALLMQSEVAEVFEPHEPGRGGSSTMPQKRNPVAAEYILAAAREVHAQVGVMMSAMAQDHERATGPWQSEALALPQCFVLTSGALAHGRAIAEGMSVDTERMRRNLGLSAGLIMAEAVAAGLTPAMGRAAAHHVLQRASERALGEGRSLSEVLRDDPEVRKHLGAEQIDRLMDPAGYLGSAGVFVDRVVARIARLA